A genomic region of Prevotella scopos JCM 17725 contains the following coding sequences:
- a CDS encoding SusC/RagA family TonB-linked outer membrane protein, translating into MKKLLGLGVLVLTTLFINPIEAVAQHQKLYGYVTDANNEALIGVTVHVQGTKIMTVTDATGRYQLSGDWGSGTPISFSYIGYKKQQLKDAGRERMDVKMVEADNQMGEVVVKAKSNINAIDLRAKAGIVENVDIKRLTDKPMIDMGLALQGMVPGLNIINTSDLGSAPQIRIRGNSSFRRGNTSNEPLYVLDGKIITAETFYNLNPQDIASIKVLKDAAACALYGIKAANGVLEITSQHGYTGKMTLSYSMDMGLTLRGRRGIKLMDTDEKLELERLLQNPAAPGYLYSRDYYERYHAADPNKEQLIAEGEQRLAALRAIHTDWFKELIHNNLYQKHNISIKGGNGSTTYYVSGNYTYQGGRIEGNDKRRFNVRMGLDQQLGKIGYLMIGVSGGYAKSNSPNGTDFDPTSLVYNLNPYEQKTGQLFSYPNRTFNDLMHQYQSDATDRNAGADINITLTPWKDLTLAYVAGLDFLQNDVHRFTPASAFSEQNSGIPVLAQGIYSRTKGTTTNISSNLRVTYNHVFADVHDVTLGANMDYYGTNSDAVGIVGYGVGNIDAPSAINNSLQGFRQPTVKNPRDKNAQLGVGFVAGYTYNNVYDAYFTYKNDASSILPADKRWNTAWATGLGWTPTNYSWLKDNKILTRLNLKASYGVTANLNGVTVSNTVGTFMFGETAYENSRVLSLMSLYNKDLKPEQNKSTDLGLSVELLKRLTLDVNWYNRRTEQALLDVPIATNSGFTSMKRNIGILENRGIEFGLNAKLLDAYDYRLSVGGNIAYNDNKVISLYWTDKLYIDEQSIVPDYEVGKSYDMLYGLHSLGINPLTGYPVFLTPDGKEKQGTEQLTRDDFVALGHLTPPYSGSLYANFSYKNFDFDIAFYYVLGGKQRFNYQYVRNKDNAIFNAVAGQTEKMWFKRGDEYKDYWTPFYTQSIAEDNIALYPNSRTVGSSNYLKLSSFSMRYRVPSKWLKQVLPLVRYANVGLQGSNLFTWTNYKESDPESGRLVGTLQPVFTFHLNLTF; encoded by the coding sequence ATGAAAAAACTGTTGGGATTGGGTGTCCTCGTATTGACAACCCTTTTCATCAATCCTATTGAGGCAGTGGCACAGCATCAGAAACTCTATGGCTATGTCACTGACGCTAATAACGAAGCCCTCATTGGTGTGACTGTCCATGTGCAGGGCACGAAGATAATGACAGTGACGGATGCAACTGGACGATATCAACTGAGTGGAGATTGGGGAAGTGGGACACCGATTTCCTTCAGTTACATTGGTTATAAAAAACAACAGCTGAAAGATGCTGGCCGCGAACGCATGGACGTGAAGATGGTTGAAGCCGACAACCAAATGGGTGAGGTCGTCGTAAAAGCCAAAAGCAATATCAACGCCATCGACCTTCGTGCGAAAGCTGGTATCGTTGAGAATGTAGATATCAAACGGCTCACTGACAAGCCAATGATTGACATGGGACTTGCCCTTCAGGGTATGGTGCCGGGCTTGAACATCATCAACACAAGCGACTTAGGAAGTGCACCACAAATCAGAATCCGTGGTAACTCATCCTTCCGACGTGGTAACACGAGCAACGAACCCCTGTATGTCCTAGACGGAAAGATTATCACGGCAGAGACGTTCTACAACTTGAACCCACAGGACATAGCAAGCATTAAGGTGCTGAAAGATGCTGCTGCCTGTGCCTTATATGGTATAAAAGCTGCCAATGGCGTTCTTGAAATCACTTCGCAGCATGGTTATACCGGGAAGATGACCCTCTCCTACAGCATGGATATGGGCTTGACACTTCGCGGCCGTCGAGGTATCAAACTGATGGATACGGATGAGAAGCTCGAACTGGAACGCTTACTACAGAACCCTGCCGCACCGGGCTATTTATACAGTCGTGACTACTACGAGCGTTACCATGCCGCTGACCCGAACAAAGAACAACTGATTGCAGAGGGCGAACAGCGTCTGGCAGCCCTTCGTGCGATTCATACCGATTGGTTCAAAGAGCTTATCCACAACAACCTCTATCAGAAACATAACATCAGTATTAAAGGAGGGAACGGGTCAACAACCTATTATGTTTCAGGGAACTACACCTACCAAGGTGGACGAATCGAGGGGAACGACAAACGACGTTTCAATGTCAGGATGGGACTTGACCAGCAGTTGGGGAAGATAGGCTACCTGATGATAGGCGTTTCGGGCGGATATGCTAAGAGCAATTCACCGAATGGTACAGACTTCGACCCCACCTCACTCGTTTATAACCTTAATCCTTATGAACAAAAAACAGGTCAGCTTTTCTCTTATCCTAACAGGACCTTTAACGACTTGATGCATCAATATCAGAGCGATGCAACGGATAGGAATGCTGGAGCCGACATTAACATCACACTTACCCCATGGAAGGACCTTACCCTAGCTTACGTGGCGGGGCTTGACTTCTTACAAAACGATGTGCATCGTTTCACGCCAGCCTCAGCCTTCTCAGAACAAAACTCGGGCATCCCTGTACTTGCACAAGGCATCTACAGCCGTACGAAGGGTACGACAACAAATATCTCGAGCAACCTTCGTGTGACGTACAACCATGTCTTTGCTGATGTTCACGATGTGACCCTCGGTGCTAACATGGACTACTATGGCACTAATTCAGATGCAGTAGGCATTGTTGGTTATGGCGTTGGCAATATCGATGCACCATCAGCCATCAACAACTCCCTACAAGGTTTCCGTCAACCAACGGTTAAGAACCCTCGCGATAAGAATGCACAATTGGGAGTTGGCTTCGTGGCAGGATATACTTACAACAACGTTTATGATGCTTACTTCACCTATAAGAACGATGCATCGTCAATCTTGCCAGCGGACAAACGTTGGAACACGGCATGGGCAACTGGGCTGGGCTGGACACCAACGAACTACTCATGGCTGAAGGACAACAAGATACTGACGCGCCTAAACCTCAAAGCCTCTTATGGTGTGACCGCCAACCTTAATGGTGTGACGGTATCCAACACGGTGGGTACGTTCATGTTTGGCGAGACGGCTTACGAGAACAGTCGTGTCCTTTCATTGATGTCATTGTATAATAAAGACCTGAAACCAGAACAGAATAAGTCAACCGACTTAGGTTTGTCTGTCGAACTATTAAAACGCCTCACCTTAGACGTGAACTGGTATAACCGTCGGACGGAACAAGCACTCTTGGATGTTCCTATTGCCACCAATTCAGGCTTTACCTCAATGAAAAGAAACATCGGTATCCTTGAGAACAGAGGTATCGAGTTCGGACTCAATGCAAAGCTCCTAGATGCCTACGACTATCGCTTGTCCGTAGGTGGAAACATTGCTTATAATGATAACAAAGTGATTAGTCTTTATTGGACCGACAAACTCTACATTGACGAACAATCCATTGTACCCGATTATGAGGTGGGCAAGTCATACGATATGCTCTACGGCTTACATTCCTTAGGCATCAATCCACTCACGGGTTACCCTGTCTTCTTAACGCCTGATGGTAAAGAGAAGCAAGGAACTGAACAGCTGACACGCGATGACTTTGTTGCGCTCGGCCATCTCACACCGCCTTACTCAGGTAGCTTGTATGCGAACTTCTCATATAAGAACTTCGATTTCGACATTGCTTTCTATTATGTCTTAGGAGGAAAGCAACGCTTCAATTATCAATATGTGCGCAACAAGGACAACGCCATCTTCAACGCTGTCGCAGGTCAGACGGAGAAGATGTGGTTCAAGCGAGGCGATGAATACAAAGATTACTGGACACCTTTCTATACACAGAGTATTGCCGAGGACAACATTGCCCTCTATCCTAACTCACGCACAGTGGGCAGTAGCAATTACTTAAAACTCTCAAGTTTCTCAATGCGCTATAGGGTTCCATCAAAATGGTTGAAGCAGGTGTTGCCACTTGTGCGCTATGCGAACGTTGGTTTGCAAGGCTCAAACCTCTTTACATGGACCAACTATAAAGAGTCCGACCCAGAAAGTGGTCGTTTGGTGGGGACACTCCAACCTGTCTTCACCTTCCACCTCAATCTTACATTCTAA
- a CDS encoding RagB/SusD family nutrient uptake outer membrane protein, which translates to MKRNKLVFRNIIIGVSSILLTACSLNIPPQDMYSDPDAITNVSNARSFLASAYQAYPHHEYDFSLLGNDFVPTSLSVKNITTSNLYNWNDLEISKIAPSLWLDYYNVIAICDGTLERMDAVVTSTDDEAKEKQNIIAEAKALKALAYFQLLKIFAPAYDLNPDAPGIVLKDRLGREDKPRSSIRDCVATINQLLSEANFTDETSQRNGWLSATAVKYLQADVALYSGDYATAISKGNEVIAKSNDSYFTSEGLNSLWTKENYAGRIFAFNTNTTYYSAIQYSAAEGDYFCVNPKLLFENNDARRTSFYYPFTMNGSSRTLLGKYNRSNKLNQTITYINLMRYAGAYYIVAEAYCRKGETEAARTLMNHYWACVGRTEAPATVSAQDLLALILTDKQCEFAGEGVNFFDLKRTHTTALPRYSQWGNSVSNSIATNDYRWTFPIPKADVRYNHLEQNAGWPTN; encoded by the coding sequence ATGAAAAGAAATAAATTGGTTTTCAGAAATATCATTATAGGCGTATCATCCATCCTGCTCACGGCCTGCAGTTTGAATATTCCGCCACAGGACATGTACTCTGACCCTGACGCCATTACAAACGTCTCAAACGCACGCTCGTTTCTGGCTTCGGCTTATCAGGCTTACCCTCATCATGAGTATGATTTCTCTTTACTTGGTAACGATTTCGTCCCAACATCACTTTCGGTTAAGAACATCACAACCTCAAACCTCTATAACTGGAACGACCTTGAGATAAGTAAGATTGCGCCAAGTCTTTGGCTGGATTATTACAACGTCATTGCCATATGTGACGGAACACTTGAGCGCATGGATGCTGTCGTAACATCAACTGATGACGAAGCGAAGGAGAAACAAAACATCATTGCTGAAGCGAAGGCATTGAAGGCTTTGGCTTACTTCCAACTCCTTAAGATCTTTGCACCTGCTTACGACTTAAACCCTGACGCACCGGGTATCGTACTGAAAGACAGACTCGGCAGAGAAGACAAACCGCGTTCGTCAATCCGTGATTGTGTGGCAACTATCAACCAATTGCTCAGCGAAGCCAACTTCACGGATGAGACCTCACAACGCAATGGTTGGTTATCGGCAACGGCTGTTAAATATCTGCAGGCTGATGTAGCCCTTTATTCTGGCGATTACGCTACGGCTATCAGCAAGGGTAATGAAGTCATCGCAAAGAGTAATGATAGCTATTTCACCTCAGAGGGTTTGAACAGTTTGTGGACAAAGGAGAATTACGCAGGACGTATCTTTGCGTTCAACACCAACACTACCTATTATTCTGCTATCCAATACAGTGCTGCTGAAGGCGATTATTTCTGCGTCAATCCGAAGTTGCTCTTTGAGAACAATGACGCAAGACGCACGTCGTTCTATTACCCATTTACAATGAACGGTTCTTCACGTACACTTCTTGGAAAGTATAATCGGAGCAATAAACTGAACCAAACGATTACCTATATCAACTTAATGCGTTATGCTGGAGCTTATTATATTGTAGCTGAAGCCTACTGCCGCAAGGGCGAGACTGAGGCGGCACGTACGCTGATGAATCATTATTGGGCATGTGTTGGTAGGACAGAAGCACCTGCAACCGTGTCTGCTCAGGACCTCTTGGCACTTATCCTTACTGATAAGCAGTGCGAGTTTGCTGGTGAGGGCGTTAACTTCTTTGACCTTAAACGCACGCATACGACCGCTCTGCCACGTTATTCACAATGGGGAAACAGCGTTAGTAACTCAATCGCAACGAACGACTACCGATGGACCTTCCCTATTCCGAAGGCTGATGTTAGATACAATCATCTGGAACAAAATGCAGGTTGGCCAACGAATTAA
- a CDS encoding DUF4929 family protein: MKKLFYSFFLILVTTLVACQSQENPRETMTNSVELTIPGNAILSEDDTASVLVHAMIAFTPSERVALPLTFTGNDDNILQTDSKEIVFEPGQKEVVFRVKSNGKHLLSLPRNILLQVRESANPVVKGFGKGVHLIVNPDTDIPVLTAAQLQLINDVKEKYGFDLSRLLGKVPVKTTITFNKGDEEGFFQGQAQRTYEGHSIITLADDATIDQPKLKILTNPMGLTTFLYDVLKRKTVDDNEFFMQTPYGKAAVKAINYQADKETFTASLDNIGINPTTKDVTFTGQKESPYGDMITCIPFKYDYSAWNRLLEEKAKGTIVEIEEDGNTVGYTIDDDFLLMGGSLNPNKFLGVSDISSDGFGNSPSDWIASSSVLDFTKGTLTFTFPWDFADANGYEQVTVVYTLHQ; encoded by the coding sequence ATGAAGAAGTTATTCTATAGTTTTTTTCTTATCCTTGTGACGACGCTAGTTGCCTGTCAGTCACAAGAGAATCCACGTGAGACGATGACGAACAGTGTTGAACTCACTATCCCTGGTAATGCAATCCTGTCAGAAGACGACACGGCTAGTGTCCTCGTTCATGCCATGATTGCGTTCACACCATCTGAGCGGGTCGCGCTACCATTGACTTTCACTGGAAATGATGACAACATCTTGCAGACAGACAGTAAGGAGATTGTCTTCGAACCGGGTCAGAAGGAGGTTGTCTTCCGTGTGAAATCTAATGGGAAGCATTTGCTTTCACTCCCAAGAAACATCCTGCTACAGGTTCGCGAAAGTGCTAACCCAGTGGTGAAAGGATTCGGGAAAGGCGTTCACCTCATTGTCAATCCTGATACTGACATCCCCGTACTGACAGCGGCGCAGTTGCAGTTGATTAATGACGTAAAGGAGAAGTATGGCTTTGACCTCAGCCGTCTGCTAGGAAAGGTCCCTGTCAAGACCACCATCACGTTTAATAAAGGTGACGAGGAGGGTTTCTTCCAAGGACAAGCACAACGCACCTACGAAGGACATAGCATCATTACGCTTGCGGACGATGCGACCATTGACCAGCCAAAACTGAAAATCCTGACGAACCCAATGGGGCTCACCACGTTCCTCTATGACGTGTTAAAGCGTAAGACGGTTGATGATAACGAGTTCTTCATGCAGACACCTTATGGTAAAGCTGCCGTGAAGGCTATTAACTATCAGGCTGACAAGGAGACGTTCACGGCTTCGTTGGATAATATTGGTATCAACCCAACCACGAAGGACGTTACCTTTACAGGACAGAAGGAATCCCCTTATGGCGATATGATTACGTGCATCCCGTTCAAATACGACTACTCCGCATGGAACCGGCTGTTAGAAGAGAAGGCAAAAGGAACAATCGTCGAGATTGAAGAGGATGGGAATACCGTTGGTTATACCATCGACGACGACTTCCTCTTAATGGGTGGGTCGCTCAATCCGAATAAGTTCCTTGGCGTGAGTGACATCAGTAGTGATGGCTTCGGTAATAGTCCAAGCGACTGGATTGCATCATCATCGGTATTAGACTTCACGAAAGGGACGCTTACCTTTACCTTCCCATGGGACTTTGCCGATGCCAATGGCTACGAACAGGTGACTGTCGTTTATACCCTGCACCAATAG
- a CDS encoding M16 family metallopeptidase — protein MKLRFNRYALLSTIVLGLFLCLSTSSKACILKQKYIALPAGIVEGRLDNGLRYVILPNEFPRHNIEVRMIMNVGSLQEEDDQRGGAHFLEHSAFIGTKHFPQRSLIDYFEHQGMKFGRDINAFTGFDRTIYCLSLPNYPDNTTLLDSTFLALRDWLCDIDFNAERVKKERGVIVEELRAYQQDDDFYALKMGENRYAERIPLGTENDINSIDSERLKSFYHRWYKPSHATVVVVGDVKAPEVIALLNKAMGTIPVAQHDAAFKPYPMTYKKGDAWMQLADSIKQENKLELIIPHPTIIERTLQDAVDKQRMHMLVQCLSSRLTTDDVKCNVSNAWYLADKDHFVFAFHGAASAALADQVAATSNECHRLLKYGVGRDELHQLIQTRLEHLQPNTSQRFSDALCDDLTDYVLSGDRAISDSNDLEWVRNQVQTTTTQHLQTLLEEVLQCKKQHCLYAYTHATDSTGSPLLTAASVNKVWKKGWKTTLKPYVFHPKETEEEVHITLPDCLRKEPVYTDKFIKARHHWTNLGVDEITLTNGIRLIVRPTMDGDSTVYISALGRGGTADLPAKMQQKYHDAVSYVDMGGLEKTCNDTLLAAMTQKELSMTVGQDAYWYQLLASAPTGKTSALFNLVYEKMCHPGINRDDFAESIASEIESVGKESVLERLMSHDVDRLMSNTIDSLVGNVSAGDGQVMTKAALQALNIDTLTTYYKQLFSNPNGLTIILTGDFNPQQVIPRAVATFAQMKAPAAALPLMGSPFIPNQQKIVRAFEGGNDHQTVLKYVFAGSYDPSLQASLSMKLIRDVLQDRVLKVLREGANIVYSPYVDLYYDGVPQQKYNFIITLSVKDENRQQCEQLLKDILDELKEKPISEAELYKMKRSFLVTKDKVLTDKAPTEWKKALMTLVKNGESLSDFNDYPSVLHSITPKMLQEMINEMLNWNHRIVVYKSQKQ, from the coding sequence ATGAAGCTTAGATTTAACAGATACGCACTACTATCCACTATCGTCCTAGGGCTCTTCCTCTGTCTTAGCACCTCAAGTAAGGCCTGCATATTGAAACAAAAGTATATCGCCTTGCCTGCCGGAATCGTGGAGGGGAGATTGGATAACGGATTACGTTATGTCATTCTGCCCAACGAGTTTCCACGGCATAACATTGAAGTACGAATGATTATGAACGTGGGCTCGCTGCAGGAGGAAGACGACCAACGAGGTGGGGCTCATTTTCTCGAACATAGTGCGTTCATTGGGACAAAACACTTTCCGCAACGTTCGCTCATCGATTACTTCGAACATCAGGGAATGAAGTTCGGACGTGATATCAATGCTTTTACGGGCTTTGACCGTACCATCTATTGTCTGTCTCTACCGAACTATCCCGACAACACAACCCTCCTTGACTCTACGTTCTTAGCTCTGCGCGACTGGCTCTGCGACATTGACTTTAACGCTGAAAGAGTGAAGAAAGAACGTGGTGTGATTGTTGAAGAGTTGCGTGCTTATCAGCAGGATGACGACTTCTATGCACTAAAGATGGGCGAGAATCGTTATGCAGAGCGCATCCCTTTGGGCACAGAGAACGATATCAACAGCATTGACAGCGAACGACTGAAGTCCTTCTATCATCGCTGGTATAAGCCATCGCATGCTACGGTGGTAGTGGTAGGTGACGTGAAAGCGCCTGAAGTGATTGCACTACTGAACAAAGCTATGGGCACAATCCCTGTAGCTCAGCATGATGCGGCGTTTAAGCCTTACCCCATGACTTATAAGAAGGGCGATGCGTGGATGCAATTGGCGGACAGCATCAAACAGGAAAACAAGTTGGAACTGATTATCCCCCACCCGACAATCATCGAGAGAACCTTACAAGATGCAGTCGATAAGCAGCGCATGCACATGCTCGTGCAATGTCTTTCAAGTCGCTTAACGACCGACGACGTGAAATGTAACGTCTCTAACGCATGGTATTTGGCTGATAAGGACCACTTCGTCTTTGCCTTCCATGGTGCAGCTTCCGCAGCTTTGGCAGACCAAGTGGCTGCGACCTCAAATGAATGTCACCGACTGCTAAAATATGGCGTGGGGCGTGATGAGCTACATCAACTCATCCAAACCCGTCTGGAGCATCTACAACCGAACACATCACAACGCTTCTCGGATGCTCTTTGCGACGACCTGACTGATTATGTCCTCTCTGGCGATCGTGCAATCTCTGATAGCAACGACCTCGAATGGGTGCGCAACCAAGTACAGACAACAACCACACAACACCTACAAACATTGCTGGAGGAGGTTCTGCAGTGTAAGAAACAGCATTGTTTGTATGCTTATACACATGCAACGGACAGCACTGGAAGTCCGTTGCTCACCGCTGCATCCGTAAATAAGGTATGGAAAAAAGGATGGAAAACCACACTGAAACCTTATGTTTTTCATCCGAAAGAAACGGAGGAAGAAGTGCACATCACCCTGCCTGACTGCTTGCGTAAGGAACCTGTTTACACCGATAAGTTCATTAAGGCACGTCACCATTGGACTAATTTAGGCGTTGACGAGATTACTCTGACGAATGGGATAAGGCTGATTGTCCGCCCAACGATGGATGGCGACTCAACGGTTTACATTTCAGCCCTAGGTCGTGGCGGTACTGCTGACCTGCCAGCGAAGATGCAACAGAAGTATCATGATGCTGTGAGCTATGTTGACATGGGCGGTCTGGAGAAGACCTGTAACGACACCTTGCTCGCTGCCATGACACAAAAAGAGCTGTCGATGACCGTCGGACAGGATGCTTACTGGTACCAGCTCTTAGCCTCAGCACCTACGGGAAAGACCTCTGCACTGTTTAATCTCGTCTATGAGAAGATGTGCCATCCGGGTATTAATCGTGACGACTTTGCTGAGAGCATAGCCTCTGAGATTGAGAGTGTTGGCAAAGAAAGCGTTTTAGAACGACTGATGTCGCACGATGTCGATCGATTGATGTCAAACACCATCGACTCTCTGGTGGGGAATGTTTCTGCAGGGGACGGGCAGGTGATGACGAAAGCGGCGTTGCAGGCGTTGAATATCGACACGCTCACCACGTATTACAAGCAGTTATTTTCTAATCCTAATGGGCTAACCATCATCCTGACGGGCGACTTTAATCCTCAGCAGGTGATACCAAGGGCGGTTGCCACCTTCGCACAGATGAAAGCGCCTGCCGCAGCACTACCGCTTATGGGGTCGCCTTTCATCCCAAATCAACAGAAGATCGTCAGAGCGTTTGAAGGGGGGAACGACCATCAAACGGTGCTGAAATATGTTTTCGCAGGTAGTTACGACCCGTCCCTTCAGGCGTCATTGAGCATGAAGCTGATACGTGATGTGTTACAGGATAGGGTCTTGAAAGTCCTACGTGAGGGGGCAAACATCGTTTATTCGCCTTACGTTGATCTCTATTACGATGGCGTCCCACAACAGAAGTACAACTTCATCATCACACTCTCGGTGAAAGATGAAAACCGCCAACAGTGTGAGCAATTGCTGAAGGACATCCTTGACGAACTAAAGGAGAAACCTATCAGCGAGGCTGAACTCTACAAGATGAAACGCTCCTTCCTCGTCACAAAGGATAAGGTGCTCACGGACAAGGCACCAACGGAATGGAAGAAAGCACTGATGACACTCGTGAAGAATGGGGAGTCGCTCTCTGATTTCAACGACTATCCGTCTGTGCTTCACAGTATAACGCCAAAAATGCTACAAGAAATGATAAACGAAATGTTGAATTGGAACCACAGAATCGTGGTTTATAAATCGCAGAAACAATGA
- a CDS encoding ChaN family lipoprotein — protein sequence MTTLTHAEKQPEAYKLYDNKGNVITYDQLIKSLSKVDVVFIGEIHNCTITHWLELKLLESLYKADKKKLKIGLEMFERDNQLILNEYLQGQITSDRFEDEVRLWPNYSTDYAPLISFARENHVPVIATNVPRRYATAVKEHSLAYLDSLSAEAKSYMAPLPIEYQENENAEQGFAMMGMLGKNKHSNARQIAEAQAIKDATMAWSIANNLQEKFVHFNGNFHSDGRNGIIPYLLKYKPGVSYAVVRAVRQEDISKLEDTFKGLADYYICVPEDMTTSY from the coding sequence ATGACAACACTGACACATGCTGAGAAACAGCCTGAAGCTTATAAGCTCTACGATAACAAGGGGAACGTCATCACCTATGACCAACTGATTAAATCTCTTTCAAAGGTTGACGTCGTCTTCATTGGCGAAATCCATAACTGTACCATCACCCACTGGCTTGAACTAAAGTTATTAGAGAGTTTATACAAAGCGGATAAAAAGAAGCTGAAGATAGGTTTAGAGATGTTTGAACGTGACAACCAACTGATTCTCAACGAGTATCTACAAGGACAGATTACGAGCGACCGCTTTGAAGATGAAGTCCGCCTGTGGCCTAACTACAGCACTGATTATGCCCCATTAATCAGCTTCGCACGTGAGAATCACGTTCCCGTCATCGCTACAAATGTGCCACGCCGCTATGCTACTGCGGTGAAGGAGCATAGTCTTGCCTACCTCGATTCACTCTCTGCGGAAGCGAAATCATATATGGCTCCCCTGCCAATTGAGTATCAAGAGAACGAAAATGCGGAACAGGGCTTCGCCATGATGGGTATGCTCGGAAAGAACAAACATTCGAATGCACGCCAGATTGCGGAGGCACAAGCCATCAAGGATGCCACAATGGCTTGGAGCATTGCCAACAACCTGCAAGAGAAATTCGTGCACTTCAATGGCAATTTCCACTCTGACGGACGTAATGGTATCATCCCTTACCTCCTTAAATATAAACCAGGCGTATCCTATGCCGTGGTAAGAGCCGTGCGACAAGAAGATATCTCCAAATTGGAAGACACCTTCAAGGGGCTTGCCGATTACTATATATGTGTCCCAGAGGACATGACGACTTCCTATTAA
- a CDS encoding histidine-type phosphatase, whose translation MEEYRKFSLAQTHPERMCQSIFNDSIYVLKKVNPSELMWGLYWIVVDMQDIDTNIQLPQVLTNRELFDLWQVINYKFYVDGANHADGKGACPGKAAPLVKNIIESADEAIANKNIAATLRFGHDGNIIPLLALIKLEHFDVSVSNPYEVYNVWSDFKAVPMAGNIQFVFYKNKKNDILVKVLHNEKEAHLALHTDVFPYYHWKDLRNYLQSLL comes from the coding sequence GTGGAGGAATATCGCAAGTTCTCACTCGCTCAGACGCACCCAGAACGTATGTGTCAGTCTATTTTTAACGATAGCATCTACGTGTTGAAGAAGGTAAATCCAAGCGAACTCATGTGGGGACTTTATTGGATAGTTGTTGATATGCAGGACATTGATACCAATATTCAGTTGCCTCAGGTGCTGACCAATCGTGAGTTGTTCGACCTGTGGCAGGTCATCAACTATAAGTTTTATGTTGATGGCGCCAACCATGCAGATGGAAAAGGTGCTTGTCCAGGTAAGGCTGCGCCATTGGTGAAGAATATAATAGAAAGTGCCGATGAGGCAATTGCAAATAAGAACATTGCAGCCACCTTGAGATTCGGTCATGATGGCAACATTATTCCATTGCTGGCTCTCATCAAACTTGAACACTTTGATGTCAGTGTTAGTAATCCTTATGAAGTCTATAATGTGTGGAGTGATTTCAAGGCTGTACCCATGGCAGGCAACATTCAGTTTGTTTTCTATAAGAATAAAAAGAATGATATCTTGGTGAAGGTCCTCCATAACGAAAAAGAGGCACATCTTGCATTACACACAGATGTCTTCCCGTATTATCATTGGAAAGATCTTCGTAATTACCTTCAATCATTATTATAA